A region of Kribbella sp. NBC_01245 DNA encodes the following proteins:
- a CDS encoding DUF7218 family protein → MPGKSANVKNEKQYEALKDKGMSKERAAKISNSPKSSEHGGQQSGKGSSSKQGGTTAQKKEAGRKGGKAAAKKK, encoded by the coding sequence ATGCCTGGGAAGTCGGCGAACGTCAAGAACGAGAAGCAGTACGAAGCCCTCAAGGACAAGGGAATGTCCAAGGAGCGCGCGGCGAAGATCTCCAACTCGCCGAAGTCCAGCGAACACGGCGGCCAACAGAGCGGCAAGGGCAGTAGCAGCAAGCAGGGCGGGACTACTGCCCAGAAGAAGGAGGCCGGCCGCAAGGGCGGGAAAGCGGCAGCCAAGAAGAAGTGA
- a CDS encoding carbohydrate ABC transporter permease, which translates to MTVLSTAAPPAANAPRRKRQQRQKRNRPRERWTPYLLLAPAGILLAVFLIYPIGSVVYYSLYKYNVTKPWDNGFIGLENYATMLRDDLFWQSLRFTAQWVVVEVSLQLVFGLALALVINETFVGRAISRAMVFSPWAVSGVLTTTIWLLIYNPTTGFGRYLADAGVGSYGTSLLTEPGTAFWAAVLAELWRGVPFFAILILADLQSISGDLYEAAEVDGAGRFRRFWSITLPHLRAAIILSTLLRAVWEFNNVDLLYTLTGGGPGNATMTLPLYVARKAVDAKEFGYGSALTMSAFVILAVCSVTYLWLARAGKETA; encoded by the coding sequence ATGACCGTGCTCAGTACCGCTGCGCCGCCGGCGGCCAATGCGCCGCGGCGGAAGCGGCAGCAGCGGCAGAAGCGGAACCGCCCACGGGAGCGGTGGACGCCGTACCTGCTGCTGGCCCCGGCGGGCATACTCCTCGCGGTCTTCTTGATCTATCCGATCGGCAGCGTCGTCTACTACAGCCTGTACAAGTACAACGTCACCAAGCCGTGGGACAACGGATTCATCGGGCTCGAGAACTACGCGACGATGTTGCGCGACGACCTGTTCTGGCAGTCCTTGCGCTTCACCGCCCAGTGGGTCGTGGTGGAGGTGTCGCTGCAGCTGGTCTTCGGTCTGGCGCTGGCTCTGGTGATCAACGAGACCTTCGTCGGGCGTGCCATTTCCAGGGCGATGGTGTTCTCGCCCTGGGCGGTCAGCGGCGTGCTGACCACCACCATCTGGCTGCTCATCTACAACCCGACGACCGGCTTCGGACGCTATCTCGCGGACGCCGGCGTGGGGTCGTACGGCACGAGTCTGCTGACCGAGCCGGGCACGGCTTTCTGGGCCGCCGTACTGGCCGAGCTCTGGCGTGGCGTCCCCTTCTTCGCGATCCTCATCCTCGCCGACCTGCAATCCATTTCCGGCGATCTGTACGAGGCCGCCGAGGTCGACGGCGCCGGTCGGTTCCGCCGGTTCTGGTCGATCACGCTGCCACACCTGCGCGCCGCCATCATCTTGTCCACGCTGCTCCGGGCCGTGTGGGAGTTCAACAACGTCGACCTGCTCTACACCCTGACCGGCGGCGGACCGGGCAACGCCACCATGACCCTTCCGCTGTACGTCGCCCGCAAGGCGGTGGACGCCAAGGAATTCGGCTACGGCTCGGCGCTGACCATGTCGGCGTTCGTGATCCTCGCTGTGTGCTCCGTCACCTACCTGTGGCTCGCCCGCGCGGGGAAGGAGACCGCATGA
- a CDS encoding carbohydrate ABC transporter permease produces the protein MTPVARTAERNDDQMTSATAVTGPEQDATETVAAGPRRPGRRPGRRPTGSAAARRAPRWAIYLPLAAYLLFTLIPFYWILLFAFRETGSTALVPWPLTFEHFDTVWNGAGFGVFFKNSVIIAVLTVLLTTVIALAGGYALARFRFRGKNACMVLMLCTQFVPGAMMLIPLFDIFRTTHLINTLWSIVVADAVFHLPLSIILMAGFIRNIPIELEEASWVDGCGRFSGFRMTVLPLLRPGVVAISSFAFISSWNNFLFALMFLNSQDQFTIPVGLSYMLGEYSVDFGALAAGGVVAVVPVVLVFAYVQRFLVQGLSAGGVKG, from the coding sequence ATGACTCCCGTTGCAAGAACCGCCGAGAGGAACGACGACCAGATGACCAGCGCGACCGCGGTGACCGGCCCCGAGCAGGACGCGACGGAGACGGTGGCGGCTGGTCCGCGTCGGCCCGGTCGTCGGCCCGGTCGTCGGCCGACGGGCAGCGCCGCGGCACGACGGGCGCCGCGATGGGCGATCTACCTGCCGTTGGCGGCGTACCTGTTGTTCACCCTGATCCCGTTCTACTGGATCCTGCTCTTCGCCTTTCGCGAGACCGGATCCACCGCGCTCGTGCCGTGGCCGCTCACCTTCGAGCACTTCGACACTGTCTGGAACGGTGCCGGGTTCGGCGTGTTCTTCAAGAACTCGGTGATCATCGCGGTGCTGACGGTGCTGCTGACGACCGTGATCGCCCTGGCCGGCGGCTATGCCCTGGCCCGCTTCCGCTTCCGTGGCAAGAACGCATGCATGGTGCTGATGCTGTGCACGCAGTTCGTACCGGGCGCGATGATGCTGATCCCGCTCTTCGACATCTTCCGGACCACTCATCTGATCAACACGCTGTGGAGCATCGTCGTGGCCGATGCCGTCTTCCACCTGCCGCTGTCGATCATCCTGATGGCGGGCTTCATCAGGAACATCCCGATCGAGCTCGAAGAGGCATCCTGGGTCGACGGCTGCGGAAGGTTCAGCGGCTTCCGGATGACGGTGCTGCCGCTTCTGCGTCCTGGTGTGGTGGCCATCAGCTCGTTCGCCTTCATCTCCTCCTGGAACAACTTCCTGTTCGCGCTGATGTTCCTCAACTCCCAGGACCAGTTCACGATCCCGGTCGGCCTCAGCTATATGCTCGGCGAGTACAGCGTCGACTTCGGGGCACTCGCGGCCGGCGGCGTCGTCGCCGTGGTACCGGTGGTTCTGGTCTTCGCCTACGTGCAGCGCTTCCTGGTTCAAGGGCTGTCGGCCGGCGGGGTGAAAGGCTGA
- a CDS encoding dienelactone hydrolase family protein, which translates to MATALGVLAPAEVPPVEVDRWRHDGLVTTELSWQTAFGPPTRAWLVRPEHADDRPLPGVLALHCHAGVKHVGAERLVTTRTPSPGALRLRTACYEGQALADGLAREGFAVLAHDAFGWGSRGFRLDPPSWRLRTTMAAYRSQWSHTGQTPGPDEVYDVAAAEHEATVAKYAGVMGTSFAGAVAYDDLTALSVLAATPGVDRRRLGVVGFSGGGGRAVHLAALAPEVSASVVVCMMSTFAALYPAYLDAHSWLLATPGIGRDREWPDLAAARRRHHQLVLYAEDDELFPPQGMADADALLRRHFEGAVGSYRGVMLPGPHRFDRAMQDLAAAFLTDTLAR; encoded by the coding sequence GTGGCCACGGCGCTTGGCGTGCTCGCCCCGGCAGAGGTGCCACCGGTCGAGGTCGACCGGTGGCGCCATGACGGCCTGGTGACCACCGAGCTGTCGTGGCAGACCGCCTTCGGTCCACCGACCCGCGCCTGGCTCGTACGCCCCGAGCACGCGGATGACCGACCACTGCCGGGTGTACTCGCCTTGCACTGCCACGCGGGCGTCAAGCACGTAGGGGCGGAACGACTGGTGACGACGAGGACGCCTTCTCCGGGTGCGCTGAGGCTCCGTACGGCCTGCTACGAGGGACAGGCGCTAGCGGATGGCCTGGCCCGCGAGGGTTTCGCCGTACTGGCTCACGACGCCTTCGGCTGGGGATCACGCGGCTTCCGGCTCGATCCGCCATCTTGGCGGCTGCGCACCACGATGGCGGCTTACCGATCCCAGTGGTCGCACACCGGGCAGACTCCAGGCCCGGATGAGGTGTACGACGTTGCGGCGGCGGAGCACGAGGCGACGGTGGCGAAGTACGCCGGCGTGATGGGTACCTCCTTCGCAGGCGCGGTCGCCTACGACGACTTGACCGCCCTATCGGTTCTCGCCGCGACGCCCGGCGTGGACCGTCGGCGCCTGGGCGTCGTCGGCTTCTCCGGTGGGGGAGGCCGAGCCGTTCACCTGGCGGCGCTCGCCCCGGAGGTCTCGGCGAGCGTGGTGGTCTGCATGATGAGCACGTTCGCGGCCCTGTATCCGGCTTACCTGGATGCGCACTCCTGGTTGCTCGCCACGCCGGGGATCGGCCGGGACAGAGAATGGCCGGACCTGGCGGCCGCTCGTCGACGCCATCACCAGCTCGTCCTGTATGCCGAGGATGACGAACTGTTCCCTCCGCAGGGAATGGCGGATGCGGACGCGCTCTTGCGCCGCCACTTCGAGGGCGCCGTCGGTTCGTACCGCGGTGTCATGCTGCCCGGGCCGCACCGGTTCGACCGGGCCATGCAGGACCTGGCGGCGGCCTTCCTCACCGACACGCTCGCCAGGTGA
- a CDS encoding ABC transporter substrate-binding protein, translating to MNQRRVSGLAAVAAAMAIGLGACAGPGGTSEAQPGTDDWGGPTGTIEFWDTNANPRLTAEWEKLIAKFEDANPDIKVKYVGLPNSSYLQKVNNALATGEVPDVLLIGNDVANLIAQKALAPLDDAFKQAGLEAKIDPKMVENERRNSADKVLFKLPLSALSDVIWYRTDWLKKAGLKEPASYEEFFATAKTLTKPESNQFGFAFRGGPGAMPPMFAMTYGMSGIGEFMTKDGKATLDAPENVAAFKKYISLYGTVSAKADLSNDYAKIVAAFDGGSAWATHHNLGSYQDHLKALGGENVAGVQPFPNADGVVTATSPAVSGLGVLAKSKHKAAAWKFAEFVSTDGNSQWAETVGQVPASLEAQKAPWISKAQPLTEIVKVAENPKTQYIQLPTYLPDWGSILKTEMEPDFQSVLQGKLGAEAFLSKYADRFEKAQAEYVEHAGK from the coding sequence ATGAACCAGCGACGTGTCAGCGGTCTCGCCGCTGTGGCGGCGGCAATGGCCATCGGTCTCGGCGCCTGCGCCGGCCCGGGCGGTACCAGCGAGGCACAGCCCGGAACGGACGATTGGGGTGGTCCCACGGGCACGATCGAGTTCTGGGACACCAATGCCAACCCGCGGCTCACCGCGGAATGGGAAAAGCTCATCGCCAAGTTCGAGGACGCGAATCCCGACATCAAGGTCAAGTACGTCGGGCTGCCCAACTCGTCGTACCTGCAGAAGGTGAACAACGCGCTCGCGACCGGCGAGGTCCCCGATGTGCTGCTGATCGGCAACGACGTCGCCAACCTGATCGCCCAGAAGGCGCTGGCGCCGCTGGACGACGCGTTCAAGCAGGCTGGGCTGGAGGCGAAGATCGACCCGAAGATGGTCGAGAACGAGCGCCGGAACTCCGCCGACAAGGTGCTGTTCAAGCTCCCGCTGAGCGCCCTGTCGGACGTGATCTGGTACCGGACGGACTGGCTCAAGAAGGCCGGACTGAAGGAACCGGCCAGTTATGAGGAGTTCTTCGCCACCGCGAAGACGCTCACGAAGCCGGAGTCGAACCAGTTCGGCTTCGCGTTCCGTGGCGGCCCCGGTGCGATGCCGCCGATGTTCGCCATGACGTACGGCATGTCCGGGATCGGCGAGTTCATGACCAAGGACGGCAAGGCGACTCTGGACGCGCCGGAGAACGTCGCGGCCTTCAAGAAGTACATCTCCCTCTACGGCACGGTGAGCGCGAAGGCCGACCTGTCCAACGACTACGCGAAGATCGTCGCCGCGTTCGACGGTGGCTCGGCCTGGGCCACCCATCACAACCTCGGCTCCTACCAGGACCACCTCAAAGCCCTCGGCGGCGAGAACGTGGCCGGCGTGCAGCCGTTCCCCAACGCGGACGGCGTCGTCACCGCGACCTCGCCTGCCGTGTCGGGTCTCGGGGTCCTTGCCAAGAGCAAGCACAAGGCCGCGGCCTGGAAGTTCGCCGAGTTCGTGAGTACCGACGGCAACTCCCAATGGGCGGAGACCGTGGGCCAGGTGCCGGCGTCGCTTGAGGCGCAGAAGGCTCCGTGGATCTCGAAGGCTCAACCGCTGACGGAGATCGTCAAGGTGGCCGAGAACCCGAAGACGCAGTACATCCAGCTGCCCACCTACCTGCCCGACTGGGGATCGATCCTGAAGACCGAGATGGAGCCCGACTTCCAGTCCGTCCTGCAAGGCAAGCTGGGCGCGGAGGCCTTCCTGAGCAAGTACGCCGACCGGTTCGAAAAGGCGCAAGCCGAGTACGTCGAGCACGCGGGGAAGTAG
- a CDS encoding glycoside hydrolase family 43 protein: MRREDAMSGYVNPVLDADWPDPDAVRVGDDYYLVASSFNRAPGLPILHSTDLVSWEIVARALPQVPPVEHYRIPRHGSGVWAPSIRHHRGLFHLTYPDPDHGIYVLTAPDPRGPWSEPLLLMAGTGLIDPCPLWDDDGLAYLVFGWAHSRSGHMNRLSVVEVTEDLQAVVSTPHTVVDGDEIPGCRTLEGPKFYRRDGWYWIFAPAGGVATGWQSVFRSREVYGPYEHRVVLAQGSTPVNGPHQGAWIDTPEGEHWFLHFQDRGVFGRVVHLQPMTWDADGWPVIGAAPPGATTGEPVLHHVRPALASPPAEQREPVRSDAFESTELGLQWHWQANPEPNWHVLPGDGTLRLRLVPDDLGDLRRLGHVLGQPLPGQPSEWVTSARLGPAPDGARAGLVVLGAAYAWIGLMRTPGGFHVLCRRSIDGPGEQTLAQAALPEDDDEVELRARCDARGVVTFAWRLSGGVEWQQVPSSFTAQAGRWIGADVGLFAAAPLGTPGGIRTVSLMAGDDTAAEVVGGYATFHAVRVGMGSGEGRV; the protein is encoded by the coding sequence ATGAGGCGAGAGGATGCGATGAGCGGCTACGTGAATCCGGTGCTCGACGCGGACTGGCCCGACCCGGACGCCGTGCGCGTCGGCGACGACTACTACCTGGTGGCGTCGAGCTTCAACCGGGCCCCGGGACTGCCGATCCTGCACTCGACCGACCTGGTCAGCTGGGAGATCGTGGCGCGGGCGCTACCGCAGGTTCCGCCCGTCGAGCACTACCGCATCCCGCGGCACGGCAGTGGGGTCTGGGCGCCGAGCATCCGTCATCACCGCGGCCTGTTCCACCTGACGTACCCGGATCCAGACCACGGCATCTACGTCCTCACCGCGCCTGATCCGCGGGGACCGTGGAGCGAGCCGCTGCTGCTGATGGCGGGGACCGGTCTCATCGATCCTTGCCCGCTGTGGGACGACGACGGCCTGGCGTACCTGGTGTTCGGATGGGCTCACAGCCGCAGCGGTCACATGAACCGCCTCAGCGTGGTCGAGGTGACCGAGGACCTCCAAGCCGTCGTGAGTACGCCGCACACTGTCGTCGACGGGGACGAGATTCCCGGCTGCCGAACCTTGGAAGGTCCCAAGTTCTACCGCCGCGACGGGTGGTACTGGATCTTCGCACCCGCGGGGGGAGTGGCTACCGGATGGCAATCGGTGTTCCGGTCGCGGGAGGTCTACGGTCCCTACGAGCACCGGGTGGTGCTCGCGCAGGGCAGCACCCCGGTGAACGGGCCCCATCAAGGGGCGTGGATCGACACGCCTGAAGGCGAACACTGGTTCCTGCACTTCCAGGACCGTGGGGTGTTCGGCCGGGTGGTCCACCTTCAGCCGATGACGTGGGACGCGGACGGCTGGCCGGTCATCGGCGCGGCGCCGCCGGGAGCGACGACCGGAGAACCGGTGCTACACCACGTCCGCCCGGCGTTGGCCTCGCCACCGGCTGAACAGCGGGAGCCCGTCCGTAGCGACGCCTTCGAGTCCACCGAGCTAGGGCTGCAGTGGCATTGGCAGGCGAATCCCGAGCCCAACTGGCACGTCCTTCCAGGAGACGGGACGCTGCGCCTTCGCCTGGTCCCTGACGACCTCGGTGATCTACGCCGGCTCGGTCACGTACTGGGTCAGCCGCTGCCCGGTCAGCCTTCGGAATGGGTCACGTCCGCGCGACTCGGCCCTGCGCCGGACGGAGCGAGGGCCGGACTGGTGGTTCTCGGTGCGGCGTACGCGTGGATCGGTCTGATGCGGACGCCGGGCGGATTCCACGTGCTCTGCCGGCGATCGATCGACGGTCCGGGGGAGCAGACGTTGGCCCAGGCGGCCTTGCCGGAGGATGACGACGAGGTCGAGTTGCGGGCCCGGTGCGACGCGCGAGGGGTGGTGACGTTTGCCTGGCGTCTTTCCGGAGGCGTGGAATGGCAGCAGGTTCCGTCTTCGTTCACCGCCCAGGCGGGACGCTGGATCGGTGCGGACGTCGGACTGTTCGCGGCTGCCCCGCTCGGCACGCCGGGCGGGATCCGCACGGTCAGCCTGATGGCGGGAGACGATACTGCGGCAGAGGTCGTGGGAGGCTACGCCACGTTCCACGCGGTTCGCGTGGGCATGGGATCAGGGGAGGGCAGGGTCTAG
- a CDS encoding DUF6807 family protein: MARQLKSGTTIGEVARAAQVSRSTVSRVMNGQANVAPEIAARVHAAADQLRYRPSKLARGLSLGRTNTVALVVPDLGNPMFQQLLRGAMAAADEMGYRILVAETVENPAREAEVALEARLRCDAVILAAPRMPEEELLALLPQVKPAVLLNRLVEGVPALTVDYAMGIGLLVDHLVENGHQDLAYVAGPPSAASHHVRAKALEEARTRHPFLRVRTIAGGSTVDAGYRVADQVLESRATAVVAFNDLVAFGLLARLNETGVAVPGDISVTGFDDIELARFATPSLTTAVVPQAEVGRRAWARLIASIETAGVEPGEVEVIEPSLVVRSSTGPVPPARRLGAPSSGTAGLIHRNLDNGLTAEWKLEDDGAVFEGLDVPLTHYVSGAAMPRVHSPRPHLHPVHSLSGRALTLTSPVDHRHQYGLSLTVADVDGTTYWGGRTFLPGQGPTLLSNHGRQISTRLTVEGTAGLVDRIIWADQNDRQQLLEERRLTGVLIAEAEAWALGWHSALTAPSGATIASPAVNGRPGAGYGGIFWRFPFAERTELLTVDGTGESDAHGSKSPWLVVSALYGDTWTSVVLVQDAEEPLPWFVRLSDYVGAGPSLAWDSARVLAPGETFDTSLVALVVDRRLSQADASDLAALAVARVDSARRTAG, translated from the coding sequence ATGGCACGGCAACTCAAGAGCGGCACGACCATCGGCGAGGTCGCAAGGGCCGCGCAGGTCTCGCGTTCCACGGTTTCCCGGGTGATGAACGGCCAGGCGAACGTCGCACCCGAGATCGCGGCCCGTGTCCACGCCGCCGCCGACCAACTGCGGTACCGGCCGAGCAAGCTGGCCCGCGGCCTTTCCCTGGGCCGTACCAATACCGTTGCCCTGGTGGTTCCCGACCTGGGCAACCCGATGTTCCAGCAACTCCTGCGCGGCGCCATGGCGGCGGCCGACGAGATGGGATATCGCATCCTCGTCGCTGAGACGGTGGAGAACCCGGCCCGGGAGGCCGAGGTGGCGCTGGAGGCACGTCTTCGTTGTGACGCGGTGATCCTTGCCGCTCCGAGGATGCCCGAGGAGGAGTTGCTCGCTCTCCTGCCGCAGGTGAAGCCGGCCGTGTTGTTGAACCGGCTGGTCGAGGGGGTGCCGGCCCTGACGGTTGACTACGCCATGGGGATAGGCCTGCTGGTGGATCATCTGGTGGAGAACGGTCACCAGGATCTGGCGTACGTCGCCGGGCCGCCGAGTGCCGCGTCCCACCACGTGCGGGCCAAAGCCCTGGAGGAAGCCCGGACCCGGCATCCGTTCCTGCGGGTGCGAACCATCGCGGGTGGCTCGACGGTGGATGCCGGTTACCGGGTGGCTGACCAGGTGCTGGAATCCCGCGCCACCGCGGTCGTGGCGTTCAACGATCTGGTGGCTTTCGGCCTGCTCGCCAGGCTGAACGAGACTGGTGTCGCGGTGCCTGGGGACATCTCGGTGACGGGCTTCGACGACATCGAACTGGCGCGTTTCGCCACGCCGTCGCTGACGACCGCGGTGGTGCCACAGGCCGAGGTCGGCCGGCGCGCCTGGGCACGATTGATCGCGAGCATCGAAACGGCGGGCGTCGAGCCGGGTGAGGTCGAGGTCATCGAGCCTTCTTTGGTGGTGCGCTCGAGCACCGGACCAGTGCCCCCGGCCCGGCGCCTCGGCGCGCCTTCGTCCGGCACAGCCGGCCTGATTCACCGCAATCTGGACAACGGGCTCACCGCCGAGTGGAAGCTCGAGGATGACGGTGCCGTGTTCGAAGGCCTCGACGTACCTCTGACGCACTACGTGAGCGGCGCGGCCATGCCGCGGGTCCACAGCCCGAGGCCGCACTTGCACCCGGTCCACTCGCTGTCCGGCCGAGCGTTGACCCTGACGAGCCCGGTGGACCATCGACACCAGTACGGGCTGTCCCTGACAGTGGCGGACGTGGATGGAACGACGTACTGGGGTGGCCGTACGTTCTTGCCCGGGCAGGGCCCGACCCTGCTGTCGAACCATGGGCGGCAGATCAGCACGCGACTGACCGTGGAGGGGACAGCCGGGCTGGTCGACCGGATCATCTGGGCCGATCAGAACGATCGCCAGCAACTGCTCGAGGAACGCCGACTCACCGGTGTGCTCATCGCCGAAGCGGAGGCCTGGGCGTTGGGCTGGCACAGCGCGCTGACGGCGCCGTCCGGCGCGACGATCGCGAGCCCGGCCGTCAACGGCCGCCCAGGAGCCGGGTACGGCGGCATCTTCTGGCGCTTCCCCTTTGCTGAACGCACCGAGCTCCTCACCGTCGACGGCACCGGCGAGTCGGACGCGCACGGCTCGAAGTCGCCGTGGTTGGTGGTCAGTGCCCTGTACGGCGACACGTGGACGTCGGTCGTACTGGTCCAGGATGCCGAGGAGCCGCTGCCGTGGTTCGTCCGGTTGTCGGACTACGTCGGCGCCGGTCCCTCGCTGGCGTGGGACTCGGCGCGAGTGCTGGCGCCAGGCGAGACCTTCGACACCTCGTTGGTCGCGCTCGTCGTGGATCGACGGCTCAGTCAGGCGGATGCCTCCGACCTGGCGGCACTCGCCGTGGCCCGGGTGGATTCGGCACGTCGTACCGCCGGCTGA